One Chloroflexota bacterium DNA window includes the following coding sequences:
- a CDS encoding 6-phosphofructokinase: protein MSGTLVVGQSGGSTATLSTTLAGVLEAALQSDAVDRVYGMCNGVEGLLQERFIDLNDASTKLLSAIRQTPSAALGSCRYGLLESDAARALGVLKAHGVRYFIYIGGNGSALTVQSVNRWAETSGYDINAIAVPKTIDNDLWGTDHTPGYGSVARFAALAAMDGGSDSWALRTHDQVKVLETFGRNTGWVTAATALAKREEADPPHLLFVPERPLTRERFLQAVQDAYDQYGYVHVAVCEGLRRPDGALLFASDRAVDRDAFGRGQLGGVSTLLAELVASELGLKSRTDKPGTMQRACISLASSVDLEESFRVGKAAVAAAVGGETGKMVTLERKPGKDYAVNTGLISVDEVAGKERPLPDAFLNNEGNFVTPEFLEYVRPLIGEPLPEYVRLRAPTVPKQT from the coding sequence ATGAGTGGAACCCTAGTTGTCGGACAATCAGGCGGATCAACCGCCACGCTGAGCACCACGCTTGCGGGCGTGCTCGAAGCCGCGCTGCAGAGTGATGCCGTGGACCGAGTTTACGGCATGTGTAACGGCGTAGAAGGCTTGCTGCAAGAACGGTTCATAGACCTGAACGATGCCTCAACAAAGCTCCTCAGCGCGATCAGGCAAACACCGTCGGCTGCCCTGGGTTCGTGTCGCTACGGCCTGCTGGAGTCGGACGCCGCAAGGGCACTGGGTGTGCTGAAGGCACATGGAGTCCGGTACTTCATTTACATTGGCGGCAATGGCTCGGCGCTCACGGTGCAGTCGGTCAACCGGTGGGCCGAGACGAGCGGCTACGACATCAATGCAATTGCCGTGCCGAAGACAATCGACAATGATCTGTGGGGCACTGACCATACGCCGGGCTACGGGAGCGTGGCACGGTTTGCGGCGCTGGCCGCCATGGATGGGGGTTCCGATTCCTGGGCGCTGCGCACGCACGACCAGGTGAAAGTCCTGGAGACATTTGGCAGAAATACCGGCTGGGTAACAGCCGCCACTGCGCTGGCAAAGCGGGAGGAAGCAGATCCGCCGCATCTTCTATTCGTTCCAGAACGCCCGCTTACCCGGGAACGATTCTTGCAGGCTGTGCAAGACGCTTACGACCAATACGGGTATGTACACGTCGCCGTGTGCGAGGGGTTGCGTCGACCGGATGGAGCCTTGCTCTTTGCTTCGGACCGCGCTGTTGACCGAGATGCCTTCGGCAGAGGACAACTCGGCGGCGTGAGCACGTTACTCGCGGAACTGGTGGCGAGTGAGTTGGGGCTGAAGAGCCGCACAGACAAGCCTGGCACGATGCAGCGCGCTTGCATATCCCTCGCTTCATCTGTAGACCTCGAAGAGTCTTTCCGCGTCGGCAAAGCGGCAGTGGCAGCGGCAGTGGGGGGTGAGACCGGCAAGATGGTTACGTTGGAGCGCAAGCCCGGCAAGGACTACGCAGTGAACACCGGTCTCATTAGCGTGGATGAAGTTGCGGGCAAAGAGCGACCGCTCCCTGATGCCTTTCTCAATAATGAAGGCAATTTTGTAACTCCTGAGTTCCTAGAATATGTCCGCCCATTGATTGGTGAGCCGTTGCCTGAGTACGTGCGGCTGCGTGCACCCACCGTACCCAAGCAGACGTAG
- a CDS encoding zinc ribbon domain-containing protein — protein sequence MPLYEYECGDCSHRFERQQRFSDPPVTNCPECDGAVRKVFHPASVIFKGSGWYVTDNRTNNGKSEKNGSPKPKDAPAKDTAESKAAGTAKSDSGGESKSAPAKKD from the coding sequence ATGCCGTTGTACGAATATGAATGTGGTGATTGCAGCCATCGCTTTGAACGGCAGCAGCGGTTCAGTGATCCTCCGGTGACAAATTGCCCTGAGTGCGATGGTGCAGTGCGTAAGGTATTCCATCCTGCGAGTGTGATCTTCAAGGGAAGTGGATGGTACGTCACCGATAACCGCACGAACAATGGCAAGAGTGAGAAGAACGGCAGTCCAAAACCCAAGGATGCCCCGGCAAAGGATACTGCCGAGTCGAAAGCAGCGGGCACGGCCAAATCGGATTCTGGTGGAGAATCGAAGTCTGCGCCGGCTAAGAAGGATTGA
- a CDS encoding MFS transporter, translated as MPRTVIVLSTGFFFVFMGASAFQQFLIPFLTDKGATNAFQASTVLAVVYISFLVWRAVVAYTLYYLGEYWSTVLGAATYSLFAVAAFALNRFELLLIAAGMWGWGAAAMWISSTTQLLDATADTHYGRASGLLYTATTGGQAIGVLLLGALMSVTNVEFGPLVAAAITAIGVATFLFLPYQHTKRVKPRLAPIFQVLTVPRTGLAALFLFLSSLAFGLILGSFSQIIGGDQGHGALALITAGYWVTRVFGSYLGGFVADWLGREHILILSFGVAGFGLLIPTFVGGVLTMGIAALAMGLLNSTVPVATNAMIGDLTTFSNRHLAIASLFVWRDLGVGIAILAGAAIIALLGSEQLIFGIFGVAFLFSAGFAYWLKGQPIVKMT; from the coding sequence ATGCCGCGCACCGTCATTGTCCTAAGTACGGGCTTCTTCTTTGTCTTCATGGGCGCGAGCGCATTTCAGCAGTTCTTGATTCCCTTTCTCACCGACAAGGGGGCTACGAACGCCTTCCAGGCTTCTACCGTACTTGCGGTGGTATACATCTCGTTTCTCGTCTGGCGCGCAGTGGTGGCGTATACCCTCTACTACTTGGGAGAGTATTGGAGCACCGTGCTGGGAGCGGCGACGTACTCGCTTTTTGCCGTGGCCGCATTCGCCCTGAATCGCTTTGAGCTCTTGCTCATTGCCGCAGGGATGTGGGGATGGGGCGCCGCGGCCATGTGGATATCAAGCACAACGCAACTCCTGGATGCGACCGCTGACACGCATTACGGACGCGCCAGCGGTTTGCTTTACACGGCGACAACCGGCGGGCAAGCGATTGGCGTGCTTCTGCTCGGGGCGCTCATGAGTGTTACCAACGTTGAGTTTGGCCCGCTGGTGGCGGCCGCTATTACGGCAATTGGCGTCGCGACATTCCTCTTCTTGCCCTACCAGCACACAAAACGCGTGAAGCCGCGCCTGGCGCCGATTTTCCAGGTGCTAACCGTTCCGCGCACCGGTCTGGCTGCGCTCTTTCTCTTTCTTTCGTCACTCGCTTTCGGCCTCATTCTGGGCAGCTTCAGCCAGATTATTGGCGGCGACCAAGGTCACGGCGCGCTGGCGCTTATCACCGCGGGCTACTGGGTCACGCGCGTCTTTGGCAGCTACCTTGGCGGGTTCGTTGCCGATTGGCTTGGCCGTGAGCACATTCTCATTCTCTCCTTTGGCGTAGCGGGCTTTGGTCTGCTCATACCGACATTTGTCGGTGGGGTTCTGACCATGGGAATTGCCGCGCTTGCCATGGGCCTGCTGAACAGCACCGTGCCGGTGGCGACCAACGCCATGATCGGCGACCTCACCACTTTCAGCAATCGTCACCTTGCAATCGCGTCGCTCTTTGTGTGGCGCGACCTAGGCGTCGGCATAGCAATCCTTGCGGGAGCAGCCATCATTGCCCTTTTAGGTAGTGAACAGTTGATCTTTGGGATCTTTGGCGTGGCATTCCTGTTTTCAGCCGGGTTCGCCTACTGGCTCAAAGGACAGCCGATTGTTAAGATGACATAA
- a CDS encoding Wzz/FepE/Etk N-terminal domain-containing protein, which yields MSIQSYLRILGARKKLIFAVTLVAFLGSVLLALLWPNAYESTVRVHVQPVPPPAEQGAGFYYSQEYYRQIIAQYNIEDFSEIVRGRAFATSISEVVAERYGLQLAPKVIEESLTSDHSHRILEITLVSGEARVAQALADAAQTVFETKSGEYSPSVQQGLVRVKIVDPASDPEATSLLRLGLDVFARTLVAILLITGIAFVLEVVASVCRSREDIEEVLRVPILTTIPPIAGQEVAPAENSDGESVENKAR from the coding sequence CCTATCTCAGAATTCTCGGGGCCAGAAAGAAGCTCATTTTCGCCGTTACGCTCGTGGCCTTCCTCGGCAGTGTGCTCTTAGCCCTGCTCTGGCCAAACGCATATGAGTCTACGGTTCGGGTGCATGTCCAGCCAGTGCCACCACCAGCAGAACAAGGGGCTGGCTTCTATTACTCGCAAGAGTACTATCGTCAGATTATTGCCCAGTACAACATTGAAGACTTTTCTGAGATTGTCCGCGGACGCGCGTTTGCCACAAGCATTTCTGAAGTCGTTGCTGAAAGGTACGGGCTGCAGCTTGCCCCAAAGGTGATCGAAGAATCGCTCACCAGCGATCACAGTCATCGAATTCTGGAGATCACCCTTGTAAGTGGTGAGGCAAGGGTTGCCCAAGCTCTCGCAGATGCCGCCCAGACTGTATTTGAAACAAAATCAGGAGAGTATTCTCCTAGCGTGCAGCAAGGACTTGTGAGAGTAAAGATTGTCGATCCCGCCAGCGATCCGGAGGCAACCTCACTGCTGCGTCTCGGTCTTGATGTTTTCGCTCGCACACTGGTTGCGATTCTCCTCATTACCGGAATCGCATTTGTCTTAGAGGTGGTTGCGAGTGTGTGTCGTTCGCGGGAAGACATTGAGGAAGTGCTTCGCGTTCCGATACTCACAACTATCCCGCCGATCGCCGGGCAGGAAGTGGCGCCTGCGGAGAATTCAGATGGAGAGTCGGTCGAAAACAAGGCACGCTGA
- a CDS encoding CpsD/CapB family tyrosine-protein kinase: MALPSVQLPTIHQANSPASEAFRALRTTIRFQADEHAQKTLLVTSAGPQEGKSLVAANLASSLAQLGLRVVLIDANLRTPALHTAFGVSQEPGLADYLSGMENAAYHQDCGTEGLNLLPAGAVPDNAPELLASQRMAEFIADLARQCDHVILDTPPLLMAADAAALARCVDGVLLVVRANQTRRDQVQRAKTMLTQIDAHVLGVVFNDDPNAKNSLVG; encoded by the coding sequence ATGGCATTACCCTCAGTGCAACTCCCGACAATTCACCAGGCGAATAGTCCTGCTTCCGAGGCGTTTCGCGCCCTCCGCACGACGATACGTTTTCAAGCAGACGAGCATGCTCAGAAGACACTTTTAGTGACGAGCGCCGGGCCGCAGGAAGGCAAGAGTCTGGTGGCAGCAAACCTCGCGTCATCTTTGGCGCAATTGGGTCTCCGAGTTGTGCTCATCGATGCGAATTTGCGCACGCCCGCCTTGCACACCGCTTTTGGCGTATCTCAAGAACCGGGGCTCGCAGACTACCTTAGTGGCATGGAGAACGCAGCGTACCACCAAGACTGCGGGACAGAAGGGCTGAATTTGCTGCCAGCAGGCGCAGTTCCAGATAATGCCCCTGAACTGCTCGCTTCACAACGCATGGCGGAATTCATTGCGGACCTTGCACGACAGTGCGACCACGTTATTCTAGACACGCCACCGCTTCTCATGGCGGCCGACGCCGCCGCACTGGCTCGTTGCGTTGACGGTGTGCTCCTCGTTGTGCGCGCCAATCAAACGCGGCGCGACCAGGTGCAAAGGGCCAAGACCATGCTGACACAGATCGATGCACACGTCCTGGGTGTAGTGTTTAACGATGACCCCAATGCCAAGAATTCGCTTGTCGGGTAG
- a CDS encoding SDR family oxidoreductase, producing MRLQGKVALITGGGSGIGEAMALRFAAEGAATAIVDLNQKGAERVVSAIQKTGGRAHAIAADVASENDVRAMLAETQDRFGPLDILVNNAGIYVDKDIEGTTEDEWDRIMNVNVKSLLWTCKYALPSLKETKGVILNIASMVGVHAQPHSIAYCASKGAVITFTRALALDCAQYGVRANSLCPSSVATPLFESFLNVQPDPDEARAGVAARAPLGYISSPEQMADAALFLVSDESSYFTGTELYADGGGTLGYKTG from the coding sequence ATGAGGTTGCAGGGCAAAGTCGCGCTCATTACGGGGGGCGGGAGCGGTATAGGGGAAGCCATGGCATTGCGCTTTGCCGCCGAGGGCGCAGCCACCGCAATTGTGGACCTAAATCAGAAGGGCGCGGAACGAGTAGTATCCGCCATACAAAAAACGGGAGGGCGGGCGCATGCCATCGCGGCCGATGTTGCAAGCGAGAACGACGTGCGTGCCATGCTCGCTGAAACCCAAGACCGATTCGGCCCGTTGGACATTCTTGTGAACAATGCCGGTATCTACGTGGACAAGGACATCGAAGGCACAACGGAGGACGAATGGGACCGCATCATGAATGTCAACGTCAAGAGCCTCCTTTGGACCTGTAAGTACGCCCTGCCATCCCTGAAAGAAACAAAAGGAGTAATTCTCAACATTGCCTCAATGGTAGGCGTGCACGCGCAACCGCATTCGATTGCCTACTGTGCTTCGAAAGGGGCGGTAATCACATTTACTCGTGCGCTCGCCCTGGATTGTGCCCAATATGGCGTACGGGCGAACTCGCTCTGCCCGTCAAGCGTTGCCACCCCGCTCTTCGAAAGCTTCCTAAATGTGCAGCCCGACCCGGACGAAGCGCGTGCCGGCGTTGCGGCGCGGGCTCCACTGGGCTATATTTCTTCACCGGAGCAAATGGCCGACGCCGCGCTCTTTCTCGTCTCGGATGAATCGTCATACTTTACGGGAACTGAACTCTACGCCGATGGCGGCGGCACCCTCGGATACAAGACAGGGTAG
- a CDS encoding MOSC domain-containing protein yields the protein MFQGKVLSIYTAPARREPMVSQQEVRVVPGKGIEGDRYFIGNATYSDRAGPHRELTLIESESLDALEREYGYRLEPEKSRRNVLVSGVPLNHLIDREFTVGDVRLRGLLLCEPCAILAETSGHSHIVNHLMHRGGLRAEILTEGTISVGAEILPSGDE from the coding sequence ATGTTCCAAGGGAAAGTCCTCAGCATCTATACCGCCCCGGCCCGCCGGGAACCAATGGTCTCACAGCAGGAAGTGCGTGTGGTGCCCGGTAAGGGAATTGAAGGCGACCGCTACTTCATTGGTAACGCTACGTATTCGGATAGAGCGGGACCGCACCGGGAGTTAACACTGATCGAGAGCGAAAGCCTCGATGCGCTGGAGCGGGAATATGGGTACCGCCTCGAACCGGAAAAGTCCCGCCGGAACGTGTTGGTTTCCGGGGTGCCGCTCAATCATCTCATCGACAGGGAGTTCACTGTTGGCGACGTGCGTCTGCGGGGGTTGCTGCTCTGCGAGCCGTGTGCGATCCTCGCAGAAACCAGCGGACACTCCCACATTGTCAACCACCTAATGCACCGCGGCGGCCTGCGCGCGGAGATATTGACCGAGGGGACGATCAGCGTTGGTGCTGAGATCTTGCCCAGTGGCGACGAATAG
- a CDS encoding Wzz/FepE/Etk N-terminal domain-containing protein, with product MLEFASLRLQDYTGVIRRRFWIVLVLALVAVLFAYLYSSRQQPVYQAGVSVLVTPNVIDYWTIQAVERLLNTYVERVRTWEVAQSVVDRKELDDSPGNVLGGLRMVVVPASYKVFIQAESSSAQQAVHVANGFAEELEQLAQSEQSSGPGGDIFLRAKVLDRASSAAQISPRLRFNVAVALVLGAIAGIVLALAAEFLDARVRLRQEAQQLLGAPTLVCIPPVSGSDAES from the coding sequence ATGCTTGAGTTCGCATCGCTACGGCTACAGGACTATACTGGCGTCATTCGACGCCGGTTCTGGATCGTGCTCGTTCTTGCTCTGGTCGCCGTTTTATTCGCCTATCTTTACAGCAGCCGTCAACAGCCGGTGTACCAAGCGGGGGTGAGTGTCTTAGTAACACCAAATGTCATTGACTACTGGACGATTCAAGCCGTAGAGCGGTTGCTCAACACGTATGTAGAGCGTGTGCGCACTTGGGAGGTGGCACAAAGCGTGGTCGATCGCAAAGAACTAGATGACTCGCCTGGCAATGTGCTTGGTGGCCTGCGCATGGTAGTCGTCCCAGCCAGCTACAAGGTGTTCATTCAGGCGGAGAGTTCCTCTGCGCAACAAGCGGTTCATGTCGCAAATGGCTTTGCTGAGGAGCTTGAGCAACTAGCTCAGTCGGAGCAAAGCAGCGGCCCAGGCGGTGACATCTTCTTGCGGGCAAAAGTCCTTGACAGAGCGAGTAGCGCGGCCCAGATAAGCCCGCGTCTGAGATTCAATGTGGCGGTTGCCCTTGTCCTTGGTGCAATTGCCGGCATTGTATTGGCACTGGCGGCTGAATTTCTCGACGCGCGCGTCCGTTTGCGGCAGGAGGCCCAGCAACTGCTCGGTGCGCCCACTCTTGTCTGCATCCCACCTGTATCCGGGTCCGATGCTGAGAGTTAG
- a CDS encoding nucleoside hydrolase has protein sequence MNVVLSLKFDCGIIEHAAMQQARRSERDGAYPEVPYMPEKVLFDTDIGTDIDDAVCLAYLLAQPTCELLGITTVSGESTRRAMLASALCRTAGKDVPIYPGAESPLLIEQRQPKAQQADVLGDWPHDKDFPQGAAIEFLRQTVRAHPGEVTLLAVGPLTNVGLLFRADPEIPGMLKGLALMCGQFFGRAAGRAPVEWNASCDPHAAAIVYQSSAANHRSHGLDVTRQVTMSATDVRDRFQLPLLQPVAAFAEVFFQRRDEITFHDPLAATTVFDDRICSFAFGNVRVELESQPLAGFTHWQKDDAAGCHQVAETVDADRFFAHYFSVFEQGE, from the coding sequence ATGAATGTGGTCCTATCCCTGAAGTTCGACTGTGGCATAATCGAACATGCCGCGATGCAGCAGGCACGGCGGTCTGAGCGCGACGGAGCCTACCCAGAGGTCCCATATATGCCGGAAAAAGTGCTGTTCGATACCGACATCGGCACCGACATAGACGACGCAGTGTGTCTGGCCTACCTGCTGGCTCAGCCTACGTGCGAGTTACTTGGCATCACCACCGTAAGCGGTGAATCAACCAGGCGCGCCATGTTGGCCAGCGCCCTGTGCCGGACAGCAGGCAAGGATGTTCCCATCTATCCTGGAGCAGAGAGTCCCTTGCTGATCGAGCAGAGGCAGCCCAAGGCGCAGCAGGCGGATGTGTTGGGCGATTGGCCGCATGACAAGGACTTCCCACAAGGCGCTGCAATCGAGTTCCTGCGCCAAACTGTGCGAGCGCACCCGGGTGAAGTCACATTGCTTGCCGTCGGCCCACTGACCAATGTCGGACTGCTCTTCCGCGCAGACCCAGAGATACCCGGAATGCTAAAAGGCCTTGCGCTCATGTGCGGACAGTTCTTTGGACGCGCGGCGGGACGAGCGCCGGTGGAGTGGAACGCCTCGTGCGATCCTCACGCAGCGGCGATAGTCTACCAGAGTTCAGCCGCCAACCATCGTTCGCACGGTCTCGACGTTACACGGCAGGTCACCATGTCCGCCACAGACGTGCGCGATCGTTTTCAGTTACCGTTGCTCCAGCCGGTGGCTGCATTTGCCGAGGTGTTCTTTCAGCGGCGAGACGAAATCACCTTCCATGATCCTCTCGCTGCCACGACAGTCTTCGACGACCGAATCTGTTCCTTTGCCTTCGGCAACGTACGAGTGGAGCTCGAGAGCCAGCCACTCGCAGGCTTCACGCACTGGCAGAAAGATGACGCCGCTGGTTGCCATCAGGTGGCAGAAACGGTCGACGCCGATCGGTTCTTCGCACACTATTTCTCAGTTTTCGAGCAAGGAGAGTAG